tccccccaggttAGAGCTAGGTGGGCCTCTGTAGGTCTCTTCAGTCTCGCATCTCCCCAAATCCAACTGCCCTTCATagtgacagtgtgtgtgtgttgcaagAGGACAATGGAGGAAGAAGGTTAGAGGAGAGGGTACTAAATAGGAGACAGCTCCTTAAATAAGCATGAACTCTATAAATTAGGTGTGGTCCTGGTGATTTGTGGAGTAACCATTCGGCTATTAttctgggagaggaggggcggaAGGTAAAGGGGTTTAGTGTTCCTCAGAGAGGAGTCCTGAAATGACTTCCTTGGAAATTCTACCTTGCAGCCTCCCACCCTGAGAAACTTGTTTTGTGGAGGGGATCGGGGTAGGGTGGGAATGGAGGTGAGGGAGACAGGACCAAATATGGGGTATTTtggcgcgtgtgtgtgtgtgtgtgtgtgtgtgtgtgtgtgtgttgatgagGGATGGATGTTctgggctccccctccccctctggcctTCAGACCTCTGAGGCGATCAGACCACCCTCTCTGGAGTCCACGTTTTCCAGGCTCAGTGGATCCtttatccaaagaaaaataagagaagccTATCGCTTTGCTCTATTGAGCAAGGCTGTGTTTCCCACTGTGCCCCCCTTGAGcttgctggggggggggggggggggggggggggcgggggcaaAGAcacgtgggggggggggggtgggcagggggcaaGGAAAGGTGGACCCCCGCCATGCCCCACAGCACCTGTCACTGAGCCTCCGGAAACCCTCCTAGGCCCTGGGCTCCCGCCCCCATACACCCACCTCcggctccctgctccctcctcctccagctcccgcCACCCTCCCCAGCAGCTCCTCCTCACAgactcccctccccagcagctcctcccccatctcccctctcccagctttctcgctccagctcctcccctcctccgCGCCTCctcgctcccctccccctcctcggctgctccctgcccccgccgccgccgATCTCCATCTCTGCAGTCTGGGCCGCTGGGTGCAGAGGCTGCCGCAGCCCCGGCGGCCACTGCCGCCTCCCGCAATCCCGATATCCATTGTCTCCCACTCCACCCGGCACTCTACCTCCCCCAAAACCATGGCGCACGAAGCCGGGAGGAGCTCTCGTCTCGGGGGTCCCTGCGGGGAGCCGGCGGAGCTTGGAGGTGCGGTAGGGCCCGGCCCGGtcaggggtgggtggagggggcgCGCGGGGGTAAGACTTTCGATGGACGGGGTAAAATGCACAGTTCTCTGCATCGGACCCCATCCTCACACCCTTCCTTGCGCTCGCCGGTGGCCCGGGATCAGCGGGGCGTGGGGGTCGGACACGGGAGGGCAGTAGCTTGCGCGTGCTCGCCCCTCCCCATGCTGGGGTGTCTCTTGTCCAGGCGGGTCAGGACTGAGCTCTAGCCTTCTGCATGGCCTGATGGTGAgctcatctccccacccccaactagCGGTTACTGGTCTCGTTAATTAGAGCCTCCGTATAACCATCCCAACCGCGCCACCCACGctctttccttgtcttctccCCAGGTGATGCTAGCGAGGAGGATCACCCCCAAGTCTGTGCCAAGTGCTGCGCTCAATTCACTGACCCAACTGAATTCCTCGCCCACCAGAATGCATGTTCTACTGACGCCCCTGTAATGGTAATAATTGGGGGCCAGGAGAACCCCAACAACTCTTCGACCTCTTCTGAACCCCGGCCTGAGGGCCACAATAGTCCCCAGGTCATGGAGGCAGAGCACAGCAACCCCCCGGATTCTGGGTCCTCCGTGCCCACTGATCCCACCTGGGGCCCAGAGCGGAGAGGAGAGGAGTCTGCGGGGCACTTCCTGGTCGCTGCCACAGGTACAGCagctgggggaggcgggggcctGATCTTGGCCAGTCCCAAGCTGGGAGCAACCCCATTACCTCCAGAATCCACCCCtgcaccccctcctcctccacctcctcctccacccccaggtgTAGGCAGCGGCCACTTGAACATCCCTCTGATCTTGGAAGAGCTCCGGGTGCTGCAACAGAGGCAGATCCATCAGATGCAGATGACTGAGCAGATCTGCCGGCAGGTGCTGCTGCTTGGCTCCTTAGGCCAGACTGTGGGCACCCCTGCCAGTCCCTCAGAGTTGCCTGGGACAGGGACTGCCTCCTCCACCAAGCCCCTGCTTCCCCTCTTCAGCCCCATCAAGCCTGTGCAAACTGGCAAGACACTggcaccttcctcctcctcttcctcctcctcctcctcaggggcAGAAACGCCCAAGCAGGCTTTCTTCCACCTTTACCATCCACTGGGGTCACAGCACCCTTTCTCTGCTGGAGGAGTTGGGCGAAGCCACAaacccacccctgccccctccccagccctgccaggcAGCACAGATCAGCTGATTGCCTCGCCTCATCTGGCATTCCCAGGCACCACAGGACTACTGGCAGCACAGTGTCTTGGGGCGGCCCGAGGCCTTGAGGCTGctgcctccccagggctcctGAAGCCAAAGAACGGAAGTGGTGAGCTGGGCTATGGGGAAGTGATGGGTCCCTTGGAGAAGCCCGGTGGACGGCATAAATGCCGCTTCTGTGCCAAAGTATTTGGCAGTGACAGTGCCCTGCAGATCCACCTGCGTTCCCATACAGGGGAGAGGCCCTATAAGTGTAACGTCTGTGGTAACCGCTTTACCACCCGCGGCAACCTCAAAGTGCATTTCCACCGTCATCGTGAGAAGTACCCGCATGTACAGATGAACCCTCACCCAGTGCCAGAGCACCTAGACTATGTCATCACCAGCAGCGGCCTGCCGTATGGTATGTCTGTGCCGCCAGAGAAGGCCGAGGAGGAGGCGGCCATGCCAGGAGGAGGTGTGGAACGCAAGCCTCTGGTGGCCTCCAGCACAGCACTCAGTGCCACAGAGAGCCTGACGCTGCTCTCCACCAGTGCGGGCACAGCCGCCGCTCCTGCGCTCCCTGCTTTCAATAAGTTTGTGCTAATGAAAGCAGTAGAGCCAAAGAGTAAAGCAGATGAAAATACCCCTCCAGGGAGTGAGGGCTCGGCCATCACCGGGGTGGCAGAAAGTGGCACAGCAACCCGCATGCAGCTAAGTAAGCTGGTGACTTCACTACCCAGCTGGGCACTGCTTACCAACCACTTTAAGTCCACCGGTAGCTTCCCCTTCCCCTATGTACTAGAGCCCTTAGGGGCCTCCCCCTCAGAGACCTCAAAACTGCAGCAACTCGTAGAAAAGATTGACCGACAAGGAGCCGTGGCAGTGGCCTCTACTGCCTCAGGAGCCCCGACCACCTCTGCCCCTGCAGCTTCATCCTCAGCCTCATCTGGACCTAATCAGTGTGTCATCTGCCTCCGGGTGCTGAGCTGTCCTCGAGCACTACGCCTGCATTATGGCCAACATGGAGGTGAGCGGCCCTTCAAATGCAAAGTGTGTGGCAGAGCTTTCTCCACCCGAGGCAATCTGCGTGCACATTTTGTTGGCCACAAGGCCAGTCCAGCTGCCCGGGCCCAGAACTCCTGCCCCATCTGCCAGAAGAAGTTCACCAATGCCGTTACTCTGCAGCAGCATGTTCGCATGCATCTCGGGGGCCAGATCCCTAACGGTGGTACCACGCTCCCTGAAAGCGGGGGAGCTGCCCAGAATGGCTCTGAGCAATCTACAGTCTCTGGGGCAGGGAGCTTCCCCCAGCAGTCGTCCCAGCAGCCGTCTCCAGAAGAGGAGTTgtctgaagaggaggaagaggatgaggaagaagaagatgtGACTGATGAAGATTCCCTGGCAgggagaggctcagagagtggaGGTGAGAAGGCAATATCAGTGCGAGGTGATTCGGAAGAGGCAtcgggggcagaggaggaggtggggacagtgGTGGCAGCAGCCACAGCTGGGAAGGAGATGGACAGTAATGAGAAAGCAATTCAACAGCCttctctgccaccaccaccaccaccaccacctgacAGCCTGGATCAAACACAGCCAATGGAGCAGGGAGGCGGTGATGTTGCAGGAGGCACGGAAGAGGGGGGCAAACCGGAGAGGAGCTCAAGTCCGCCATCAGCACTCACCCTAGAAGGGGAAGGCAGCAGCATCCCCGTAGTGGAGGAGCTGAGCATGCAGGAAGCCATGAGAAAGGAGCCAGGAGAGAGCAGTAGCAGAAAGGCCTGTGAGGTGTGTGGCCAGACATTTCCCACTCAGGCAGTTCTGGAGGAGCATCAAAAGACCCACCCCAAGGAGGGGCCGCTCTTCACGTGTGTTTTCTGCAGGCAGGGCTTTCTCGAGCGGGCTACCCTCAAGAAGCATATGCTGCTGGCTCACCACCAGGTACAGCCCTTTGCCCCCCATGGCCCTCAGAATATTGCTGCTCTTTCCTTGGTCCCAGGCTGTTCACCCTCCATCACGTCCCCAGGGCTCTCCTCCTTTCCCCGAAAAGATGACCCCACCATACCATGAGCCTGTTTTTCTTAACTGCTCCCCCTTGACCCAGGGAGCAGAAACAGAGCTCTGTAGAAGGACCTCCAAGGTTTATGAAccctatttgtctttttctctgagtTCCTACATGATATGTCCCTAGTGACTTTTCTCTAGTCCCTGATCTTGGAAATCGTGCTCACGGGGGGATGACCCCCTGAGaaatttttcttccctcctcattCATTGTACCTGAGGAAATTAGATTCTCTACAGCTTTCACATTCCCAAGGGAAACCCTCTCCAGATTCCCTGGCGTgacccttctcccctctcctctccctttccctttggCAGGTGCACCTGAGCACCCACATTTGAAACTGCAGCCCAGCCCAAAGGGACCAGCAGCTGTCCCTGGAGGGCCCAGTGCCACTCCTCTCTGGTGACCAGGTCTACCTGCAGGACTTGTTGTCCCAGGACATTCCCACCCAGCTGGTGAGGGTGGGTCCCCTGTTTTTCTGGAACCAGTACATGGCTTTCCTGTCACGTGACCTGCCCACCAAGCCCCAGAGTTCTAGCTCCACCTCCACTACCACTACAGGCCTGGCACCATCAGTGCTGTTTGGCCCAGGAGCTGTGGCTGGGAAGGTGCCTCCAGCAACAGGATCCAGAGAGGCCAAGGAGAAGAGAGCCCCCCTCTTCCTATTTTGGCTTCCTACATGCAAGGCAGAGCCTGAGAAGCCCATCATAGAAGAGAAGCAGCAGACTGCACGATCCTTTTTCCCCCTGTTCCAGAAGGTGCCAGCAATGAAGATACAACAGTATCTGTATCTGGTGTCTCAGGCCTAGGGGGTAGGGAAAAATGAAGGGCATAGGACAGTCATCCCTGTAAACTCCTTGCTAGCCACATTAAGGAAAAGGTGTTGGCTGGTCGATACGCCAAGACATCTCCAGCTTCTCATATTCCTTCATCATGGCCTCTCAAAGTTAAGAAACAAGCAGATTTCTTGCCAAGAAGTCTCTCATGGGATATTTTGGGAAAGGTGAAGTTCATATCTTTAACAAGCATTGTTGGTGAGGGTAGTTGAAGGAGTAATGATGGAGAATTGTGAAGTGTTGCTAAAGCCTAGGGCTTGCTGGAAACCTCTATGATTAAGAAAGGGACATGATGTCAGGGAGGGGACCTTGAATTCTTGATTGGATGGATCTCATGAATATTCTTTTGGACTAATAGTGACTTAATGTGCAGCAGTGCACTATGGATCATGGGTGATTTCCTAGCACTAGCGTGCTTCTAGTTTTAGGTAATTCCCTCCTTTATTCCCTGGCCCCCTGTATTTTCCTCATATTTCCCTCTCCATGGCCCATTTCCTTCCCGTTTTTTCCTGTCTATGGACCGGGGCTTGTGTCTTTGCCACTGTCTGGTTCTTAGAGTCCCAGACTTTAGGAGATGAGCTCCAGGTGCTGTCCTCCCTGCCTCTTCGTCTTGTAATGAGATGTAGTATTTACTGTTAACATAGGATCATTTGGAACCGGAGTTctaaggaggagagagtgggggTCCTGCAGCTGACGGACTTGAGTGATGGCTTCTCCTCCAAAGGTGTAGACTCCAGAACTTCCTAACATAGTAAAATGTGAAGAGCAGACAAGGGAGATATTAGTGTCTTTCCCTTTTCATTAAAGGTGTTTTAACCAAAtatttgtgtgtttctccttATTTCATGACTAAATAGCCAGCTGGGGTGTGATATGGGTATTCCCTAACATTGAGATTCCCTTCCAACCTACATCTCCTGCCAAAACTGAACATATGgtgttgaaatatttaatttattcagcCTTGTCCTAAAACAACCTCCAGTGAATGTAATTTCCCTGAGGAAATGgtgtttgtcttctcaaaatgTGGAGGATTTGCCCAATGTGTGCAGACATTGTCTAGGTTATCTCTTTGCCTAGAACCTTCTATTACcaggctttgttttttgttttgttcagagGTTGGAAGCTGTTTCTTTATCAGTCTTTCCTGAACCCCAGGCTAGCCTAGCTGACATCAGTTAATCTGCAGAACCAAGATGAATTCATCTTTATGATCCTTGAGATCTGATGttgtaaacagaaagaaaaaagtaattcaaCTCTAATAATTTCTACAACAAGGTAATATAACGGAAGATTCTTAGCAAAGGAAGTACATTGGGGGTGGGAGCATGaaatgaagtgtgtgtgtgtgtatatatatattttttttcactttgtctcTCCACAACATGGTAAGGTTCACATTTGACTTTTAAGACCTTGCTTTCCTAAAGAAATCattcttcagaattttttttttttttttgcatttgtaaGATTATAATACCAGTGAATCTTAGTGCTAAAGGGATGGGACTGGTaaaatgatttgcccaaagtcactcagccAGTTAGTGGCGGAGTTGGATCAAGAACCTGGGTAGGCAGAATCCCAGTCTTAGCACCCCACCAGTACTTGCTTCCTCCTAGGTCATTAAAGTCTCTTGATATGAGACTGGCTGGAAtacagaagggaggaaatgagtAAACCTATTCTTGGCTCAATTCAAGGTACAGAACCCAGGTTTGATTCTAGTTGCCCCCACCAGAGCAGTAAGGGCCCCCTTTAAAAGGTACTGGTGAAGAGGAATACATAGGAATCCTGTGAAGGCAACTGGGGAAGAAACAGCTCCTGTCTCTTTAATTCCTGGTGAAGCTTTataaatctgtttttcctttcagcctaTGGAAGGAGGGGGGTCACCAATCCTTCTATTCCCTTTACCTCCTCTACCCGCATTGGACATAGATAATGCCATTTAACTAATTAAACTAGACTTGCCCTCTGTTTAGATGCCAGTTCCCATTATGGTAACAGCTGTCAGTGAGGCTTCTGCTGATGGATACTTCCTTGGCCAGGTCAGCGCTGAGCCTGACTCCCCGCCCCCTCCTTCATAGCTCtactttattttcccttctgtcctcttttcattctgctttttcttctcctgtcctcctttttcttctttcattgacCCCTCTTTCTGATAgcgttttttctttttctctcttcacctttaatttgttctttctctttagaGCCTTTAGTTTCTTCCTTCCTGCAGCTCTCTCCaatccccaccctcagccccaccaTTTCCCACTCTCAATCGTTTTTCATTTGGTATTTTTTTGGAGGTGAATCAACTCTAATTTGCTGGAATGAGCATGTGAATAAGTGAAGCTGCATGAAATATAGTGGATCAAATTTAAACCAGATAGATAAAAAGCATCACTGTTATAAGAAGCAAGAGACAGCTTCTTTGTGCATTCATTCAGTTAATTTCTGAAGATTTCTTTCAGAGACCAAGTGTTGGGTAGGTACAAAAGTAAGTAAGTCACACTTCTGCCTCTAGGGAGCTCAgtctaagaagaggaaaaatgtgaatatatttttatatggtgGTAGTAAATATTATGGTAAACACAAATAATGGCCTGTGGGTTCCCAGAGAGGGAAATAACTAACTCACGATGCAAagatggagaagggggaggggcacaCAATTCTCTTGAATTTGGCTTTCTTAATAATCACTCTCAAATATATGAACTCAATCCATACGACAACCTAAGGCCCAAAGCCATTACCATTTAAGTACTATACTAAGTCCCCTTTGACAGGAACAGAGATGTGCAGCTTCAGAGAGGTTGCTTCAAGAAAGAACTGGTTATGGGGtcagcctgatggcatagtggttattaagttcacacgctccccttcagtggcctggggttcacaggttcaaatcccgggtgcagacctagcaccactcatcaagccatgctgtggcagcatcccacataaaagagaggaagattggcatggatgttagttcagcaacaatcttcttcaagcaaaaagaggaagattggcaacagatgttagctcagggccaat
The DNA window shown above is from Equus quagga isolate Etosha38 chromosome 2, UCLA_HA_Equagga_1.0, whole genome shotgun sequence and carries:
- the SALL2 gene encoding sal-like protein 2; amino-acid sequence: MAHEAGRSSRLGGPCGEPAELGGDASEEDHPQVCAKCCAQFTDPTEFLAHQNACSTDAPVMVIIGGQENPNNSSTSSEPRPEGHNSPQVMEAEHSNPPDSGSSVPTDPTWGPERRGEESAGHFLVAATGTAAGGGGGLILASPKLGATPLPPESTPAPPPPPPPPPPPGVGSGHLNIPLILEELRVLQQRQIHQMQMTEQICRQVLLLGSLGQTVGTPASPSELPGTGTASSTKPLLPLFSPIKPVQTGKTLAPSSSSSSSSSSGAETPKQAFFHLYHPLGSQHPFSAGGVGRSHKPTPAPSPALPGSTDQLIASPHLAFPGTTGLLAAQCLGAARGLEAAASPGLLKPKNGSGELGYGEVMGPLEKPGGRHKCRFCAKVFGSDSALQIHLRSHTGERPYKCNVCGNRFTTRGNLKVHFHRHREKYPHVQMNPHPVPEHLDYVITSSGLPYGMSVPPEKAEEEAAMPGGGVERKPLVASSTALSATESLTLLSTSAGTAAAPALPAFNKFVLMKAVEPKSKADENTPPGSEGSAITGVAESGTATRMQLSKLVTSLPSWALLTNHFKSTGSFPFPYVLEPLGASPSETSKLQQLVEKIDRQGAVAVASTASGAPTTSAPAASSSASSGPNQCVICLRVLSCPRALRLHYGQHGGERPFKCKVCGRAFSTRGNLRAHFVGHKASPAARAQNSCPICQKKFTNAVTLQQHVRMHLGGQIPNGGTTLPESGGAAQNGSEQSTVSGAGSFPQQSSQQPSPEEELSEEEEEDEEEEDVTDEDSLAGRGSESGGEKAISVRGDSEEASGAEEEVGTVVAAATAGKEMDSNEKAIQQPSLPPPPPPPPDSLDQTQPMEQGGGDVAGGTEEGGKPERSSSPPSALTLEGEGSSIPVVEELSMQEAMRKEPGESSSRKACEVCGQTFPTQAVLEEHQKTHPKEGPLFTCVFCRQGFLERATLKKHMLLAHHQVQPFAPHGPQNIAALSLVPGCSPSITSPGLSSFPRKDDPTIP